The Chthonomonas sp. genome includes a window with the following:
- a CDS encoding methionine adenosyltransferase, with the protein MSERLIFTSESVSDGHPDKVADQISDALLDEFLAQDPGSRVAIETLLTRGLAIVAGEVSTAGYVDIANIVRKTINDVGYTDTDLGFDGNTCGVMVAIQEQSRDIAMGVDRGGAGDQGMMFGMATRETPELMPLPISIAHALTRRASEARRKHASLGLRPDVKSQVSVLYESGKPKAIETVVLSQQHGPQHTQEAVRQIVHEYIIQPVLNEYSEYVGNDITMHINPTGQFIVGGPQGDTGVTGRKIIVDTYGGMCPHGGGAFSGKDPTKVDRSAAYMARHVAKCVVASGLADKVQVALAYAIGVEQPVSVAIETYGTHHVDNDEIVKRVRDVFDLSPRGIAKHLDLLKQRYLPTAKNGHFGNPAFTWEQTKPAEALKK; encoded by the coding sequence ATGAGCGAACGTTTGATCTTTACGTCCGAGAGTGTGAGCGACGGGCACCCGGACAAAGTTGCGGACCAGATTTCCGACGCACTCCTCGATGAATTTCTCGCCCAGGACCCCGGCTCGCGGGTCGCGATTGAGACGCTCTTGACTCGCGGTCTTGCGATCGTCGCAGGCGAAGTCTCCACCGCTGGCTACGTGGATATCGCGAACATTGTCCGCAAGACGATTAACGACGTCGGCTACACGGATACCGACCTCGGTTTCGATGGAAACACTTGTGGCGTCATGGTCGCCATCCAGGAGCAGTCGCGAGACATCGCCATGGGCGTAGACCGAGGCGGCGCAGGTGACCAGGGAATGATGTTTGGCATGGCGACGCGCGAGACTCCCGAGCTGATGCCGCTGCCCATCTCCATCGCGCATGCTTTGACCCGACGCGCAAGCGAAGCGCGACGCAAGCACGCCTCTCTGGGCCTGCGACCGGACGTCAAGAGCCAAGTTTCGGTGCTGTACGAGAGCGGCAAGCCCAAGGCGATCGAGACGGTCGTCCTTTCGCAGCAGCACGGCCCGCAGCACACCCAAGAAGCGGTTCGCCAGATCGTTCACGAGTACATCATTCAGCCGGTACTGAACGAGTACTCGGAGTACGTGGGCAACGACATTACGATGCACATCAACCCCACCGGGCAGTTCATTGTAGGTGGACCTCAGGGCGACACCGGCGTGACCGGTCGCAAGATCATCGTGGACACCTATGGCGGCATGTGCCCGCACGGCGGCGGCGCGTTCAGTGGCAAGGATCCCACCAAGGTGGACCGATCTGCGGCCTACATGGCCCGCCACGTGGCCAAGTGCGTCGTCGCGTCAGGGCTGGCCGACAAGGTTCAGGTCGCGCTTGCCTATGCCATCGGCGTCGAGCAGCCAGTCTCCGTCGCGATTGAGACGTATGGCACCCACCATGTGGACAATGACGAGATCGTCAAGCGCGTGCGCGACGTCTTCGACCTGTCCCCGCGCGGCATCGCCAAGCACCTGGACCTGCTCAAGCAGCGCTACCTGCCGACGGCTAAGAACGGTCACTTTGGCAACCCGGCATTCACTTGGGAGCAGACCAAGCCAGCCGAAGCCCTCAAGAAGTAA